A stretch of Arthrobacter sunyaminii DNA encodes these proteins:
- a CDS encoding LysR family transcriptional regulator ArgP yields the protein MNFEHLRALAAVVDEGTFEAAADRLHISPSAVSQRIKALENAEGQIMIRRGVPCSPTEPGAVLLRMARQMQLLEAEAREALGSQAPGLAATRLAVNADSLATWFLPVLAEAANWADTTLDLHVEDQDYSSRLLRQGDVMGAVTSDRSPANGCRAIRLGAMRYVPAAAPGLRDRFAGAGGPDWDAMPVLQFNAKDDLQRGFLASRSTSGKPPMHTVPSSEAFVAAIRAGLGWGMVPELQVDSDFDDGTLVLLDARAHHDVVLYWQSWGLQSKRLDRLTAAVRRAARQLRN from the coding sequence ATGAACTTTGAGCATCTGAGGGCACTGGCCGCCGTCGTGGACGAGGGTACTTTCGAAGCGGCGGCGGACCGGCTGCACATCAGCCCGTCAGCGGTAAGCCAGCGGATCAAGGCCCTGGAAAACGCGGAGGGCCAGATCATGATCCGCCGCGGCGTGCCGTGCAGTCCCACGGAACCCGGAGCCGTCCTGCTGCGGATGGCCCGGCAGATGCAGCTGCTGGAGGCCGAGGCCCGGGAGGCACTGGGGTCCCAGGCGCCGGGACTGGCCGCCACACGGTTGGCCGTGAACGCCGATTCCCTGGCCACGTGGTTCCTGCCCGTGCTCGCGGAAGCCGCTAACTGGGCGGACACCACCCTTGACCTGCACGTTGAGGACCAGGATTACAGCAGCCGGCTGCTGCGGCAGGGTGACGTGATGGGGGCGGTGACGTCGGACCGGTCTCCGGCGAACGGCTGCCGGGCGATCCGGCTGGGAGCAATGCGTTACGTCCCTGCCGCCGCTCCCGGGCTGCGGGACCGGTTTGCCGGGGCAGGCGGCCCCGACTGGGACGCCATGCCGGTGCTGCAGTTCAACGCCAAGGATGACCTGCAGCGCGGTTTCCTGGCCTCCCGGAGCACCTCCGGCAAACCTCCGATGCACACCGTCCCCTCGTCGGAGGCTTTCGTAGCTGCCATACGCGCCGGGCTGGGCTGGGGGATGGTGCCGGAACTGCAGGTGGATTCGGACTTCGACGACGGCACGCTGGTACTGCTCGATGCCCGGGCACACCACGACGTCGTTCTGTACTGGCAGTCCTGGGGGCTTCAGTCCAAGCGCCTTGACCGGCTCACAGCAGCGGTCCGCCGGGCAGCCCGTCAGCTGCGAAACTAG
- a CDS encoding LysE/ArgO family amino acid transporter: protein MLSIAATGMVTGLGLIMAIGAQNAFVLRQGLRREHISVVVMLCIVSDVLLIFGGTAGIGALVARFPAALEILRWGGAAYLAWWGIRSLISALRPAALTAQAPRAKGTVILTTLALTFLNPHVYLDTVVLLGSLANQHGPDARWVFAAGAAVGSCLWFAALGYGARSLSRVLNRPRTWQILDLLIGIVMLVLAVRLALG from the coding sequence ATGTTAAGCATCGCGGCAACCGGCATGGTCACCGGTCTGGGACTCATCATGGCTATCGGAGCCCAGAACGCTTTTGTGCTGCGGCAGGGTCTGCGCCGCGAGCACATCTCGGTGGTGGTGATGCTGTGCATCGTCAGTGACGTGCTGCTGATATTCGGCGGCACCGCGGGGATCGGCGCGCTGGTGGCCCGCTTTCCCGCCGCCCTTGAAATTCTCCGTTGGGGCGGGGCCGCCTACTTGGCCTGGTGGGGTATCCGATCGCTGATCTCTGCCCTGCGCCCCGCTGCCCTGACCGCCCAGGCGCCGCGCGCCAAAGGAACCGTCATCCTGACCACCCTTGCGCTGACCTTCCTGAATCCGCATGTTTATCTGGACACCGTGGTGCTGCTGGGCAGCCTGGCGAACCAGCACGGGCCGGACGCCCGCTGGGTTTTTGCGGCCGGTGCCGCCGTCGGCAGTTGTCTCTGGTTCGCTGCGCTGGGTTACGGCGCGCGCTCGCTGTCCCGCGTGCTGAACCGGCCCCGAACCTGGCAGATACTGGACCTGCTCATCGGCATCGTGATGCTGGTTCTGGCCGTCCGGCTAGCTCTGGGCTGA
- a CDS encoding ABC transporter ATP-binding protein, whose translation MTTLPVLDSGSDEASSQAAAASEATLMQVSGLGFRYSRVRPWLFRNLGFTLERGEILSILGPNARGKTTLLKCLSGLLAPREGQITTAAAVGYVPQDHGAGGTSYTVAEMVLMGRSRHLRAYQSPRREDHDAADAAMERVGVAGWANRSYAELSGGQRQLVLIARAVASGSELLVLDEPASALDLHNQSRVLGVLAGLASDGMGVIMTTHHPDHALHVSRNALLFVGSDDTRWGPTDDMLTSSALSAVYGLPICTPTVGTESGNRVIAVPDFGPSCRKDCALPFGSAPLTSIPLRKDLP comes from the coding sequence ATGACCACCCTTCCTGTCCTGGATTCCGGCTCCGACGAGGCTTCCTCCCAGGCGGCTGCCGCATCGGAGGCCACCCTGATGCAGGTTTCCGGGCTGGGTTTCCGCTACTCCCGGGTGCGGCCCTGGCTGTTCCGAAATCTCGGCTTCACCCTGGAGCGCGGGGAAATCCTGTCCATCCTCGGGCCCAACGCACGCGGCAAAACCACGCTGCTCAAATGCCTGTCAGGCCTGCTTGCCCCGCGCGAGGGGCAGATCACCACCGCGGCTGCCGTGGGCTATGTTCCGCAGGACCACGGCGCCGGCGGTACGTCCTACACCGTGGCCGAGATGGTGCTCATGGGCCGCAGCCGCCACCTGCGCGCGTATCAGAGCCCCCGCCGGGAGGACCACGACGCTGCCGACGCGGCCATGGAACGGGTGGGTGTGGCCGGCTGGGCCAACCGCTCCTACGCCGAGCTGTCCGGCGGCCAGCGGCAGCTGGTCCTGATCGCGCGGGCCGTGGCCTCCGGCTCCGAGCTGCTCGTCCTGGATGAGCCCGCCTCGGCACTGGACCTGCACAATCAGTCACGCGTGCTCGGTGTCCTCGCGGGACTTGCCTCGGACGGGATGGGTGTCATCATGACCACCCACCATCCGGACCACGCCCTGCATGTTTCGCGCAACGCGCTGCTGTTTGTCGGCAGCGACGACACCCGCTGGGGACCCACTGACGACATGCTGACCAGCTCCGCACTCTCGGCGGTCTACGGACTCCCCATCTGCACCCCAACTGTCGGCACCGAGTCGGGCAACCGGGTGATCGCGGTGCCGGATTTCGGCCCTTCCTGCCGCAAGGACTGCGCACTGCCCTTCGGCTCCGCGCCCCTCACCTCCATCCCCCTTCGAAAGGACCTCCCGTGA
- a CDS encoding ABC transporter substrate-binding protein encodes MSASHPPRGTSRRHVLGGAGLGLLALALGACSSRETVAAAGSAAGSGGFTVTDMRGIEVSFDAPVQRIATTVIPSPSMLAAVDGGYERIVGINESTLQANKQGLFGEMYPESKSTTTISPSSFTPNIETITKLQPDVVFQWADQGDGLVEPLENAGFKTVCLLYGTQEYLETWVQLFSTILGKQERGTEIVDWMHAEIARLEKELSGVLTPVRVVHLGQSGDGYSASNKSSYMHYWMELAGGRNMAADNISAENVVSAEQLITWDPEVITLGGFDARTPAEVYADKSLASVSAVRNRRVYKAPLGGYRWEVPCAESPLMWQWAAELYHPQLTGHTLRAAMAEKIAYLYNYEMSEAQIDAALRMELNRESAGYDVFRG; translated from the coding sequence TGTTCTCGGCGGTGCCGGTCTGGGTCTTCTTGCCCTTGCCCTCGGTGCCTGCTCCTCCCGTGAAACCGTTGCGGCAGCCGGAAGCGCGGCGGGTTCCGGCGGCTTCACCGTCACCGACATGCGCGGCATAGAGGTGTCCTTCGACGCTCCCGTGCAGCGGATTGCGACGACGGTCATCCCGTCGCCGTCGATGCTCGCCGCAGTGGACGGCGGCTACGAGCGCATTGTGGGCATCAACGAATCCACCCTCCAGGCCAACAAGCAGGGCCTGTTCGGTGAGATGTACCCCGAGTCCAAGAGCACCACCACCATTTCCCCGTCGAGCTTCACGCCCAACATTGAAACCATCACCAAACTGCAGCCCGACGTCGTGTTCCAGTGGGCGGACCAGGGCGACGGACTGGTGGAACCGCTGGAAAACGCGGGCTTCAAGACCGTCTGCCTGCTCTACGGCACACAGGAATACCTGGAAACCTGGGTGCAGCTGTTCTCCACCATCCTGGGCAAGCAGGAGCGCGGCACCGAAATTGTGGACTGGATGCACGCCGAGATCGCCCGGCTGGAGAAGGAACTCTCCGGCGTGTTGACTCCGGTGCGCGTGGTCCATCTGGGCCAGTCCGGTGACGGCTACTCGGCCTCCAACAAGTCCTCCTACATGCACTACTGGATGGAACTGGCCGGCGGGCGGAACATGGCAGCGGACAACATTTCCGCAGAAAACGTGGTCAGCGCCGAACAGCTCATCACCTGGGATCCGGAGGTCATTACGCTGGGCGGTTTCGACGCCCGCACCCCCGCAGAGGTTTACGCCGACAAGTCCCTGGCCTCCGTTTCCGCGGTCCGCAACCGCCGTGTGTACAAGGCGCCGCTGGGAGGCTACCGCTGGGAAGTTCCCTGCGCCGAGTCTCCGCTGATGTGGCAGTGGGCCGCCGAGCTCTACCATCCGCAACTCACCGGCCACACGCTGCGCGCCGCCATGGCCGAGAAAATTGCCTACCTGTACAACTACGAGATGTCCGAAGCCCAGATTGATGCCGCTCTCCGGATGGAACTCAACAGGGAAAGCGCCGGCTATGACGTCTTCCGCGGTTAA
- a CDS encoding FecCD family ABC transporter permease: protein MTSSAVKPGTTTTATAPRPPARSHRVPLLLCVLLLCAVALISMAAGRYWVPPNEILRILANEATALLGAGGGEGAVRRTWTEQEATVVLDVRLPRVLLAFLVGGALSLGGACLQALFRNPLVSPDIIGVTAGASFGGVLVLTLGLSGGAMVGGAFGFGLAALAVVLLLGRLGGSGGPMLMIVLGGIVVAAFFNALVSFITYTADPYSELPSIVHWLLGSIAAAGYDKVLTALIPVALGAAVVLAMRWRLNVLSLGDDDAAALGVNPHRSRVVLLCAVALMTAGTVAVAGAVGWVGLVVPHLARLWVGPDHRVLLPASLLLGGTYLMLIDTLSRSLTSSELPLGILTAVIGAPVFVWLLARSQKKGEMQ, encoded by the coding sequence ATGACGTCTTCCGCGGTTAAGCCCGGCACGACGACGACGGCGACAGCTCCCCGCCCGCCGGCGCGCAGCCACCGGGTGCCGCTGCTGCTGTGCGTCCTGCTCCTGTGTGCGGTCGCGCTGATTTCGATGGCGGCCGGCCGGTACTGGGTTCCGCCGAACGAAATCCTGCGCATCCTGGCCAACGAAGCCACTGCACTCTTAGGGGCCGGCGGCGGTGAGGGCGCCGTGCGCCGGACCTGGACCGAGCAGGAAGCTACCGTGGTCCTGGATGTGCGTCTTCCGCGGGTCCTGCTGGCCTTCCTGGTGGGCGGCGCCCTGTCCCTGGGCGGCGCCTGCCTGCAGGCACTGTTCCGCAATCCGCTGGTCAGCCCGGACATTATCGGCGTCACCGCCGGGGCGTCGTTTGGCGGCGTCTTGGTGCTGACTCTGGGCCTGTCCGGCGGCGCGATGGTGGGCGGAGCATTCGGCTTTGGACTGGCCGCCCTCGCCGTCGTGCTCCTGCTGGGCCGGCTGGGCGGCAGCGGCGGACCCATGCTGATGATCGTGCTCGGCGGCATTGTGGTGGCGGCGTTCTTCAACGCCCTGGTCTCCTTCATCACGTACACAGCGGACCCGTATTCCGAGCTGCCGTCGATTGTGCACTGGTTGCTGGGGTCCATCGCCGCCGCCGGGTATGACAAGGTGCTGACCGCGCTGATCCCGGTTGCCCTCGGCGCGGCCGTGGTCCTGGCTATGCGGTGGCGGCTGAACGTGCTCTCGCTGGGCGACGACGACGCCGCTGCCCTGGGCGTTAATCCGCACCGCTCCCGCGTGGTGCTGCTTTGCGCCGTGGCCCTGATGACCGCCGGGACCGTGGCCGTGGCCGGCGCCGTCGGGTGGGTGGGCCTGGTGGTTCCGCACCTGGCCCGGCTCTGGGTTGGCCCGGACCACCGTGTGCTGCTGCCCGCGTCACTGCTGCTCGGCGGCACCTATCTGATGCTCATTGATACCCTCAGCCGCTCCCTCACCAGCAGCGAACTGCCCCTGGGCATCCTGACCGCCGTTATCGGCGCCCCGGTGTTCGTGTGGCTGCTGGCCCGTTCCCAGAAAAAAGGCGAGATGCAATGA